Within the Thalassoglobus sp. JC818 genome, the region AACAGGCAACTGAAACCGCCGACCGGTGAGAGAGGAAGAAGGTCGAAGGCGGCAGTTGAACATCTGGAGACGTTCGATGCTTCGGGTGACATGGACGACTACATCTTCACAGCTGGGTACGATGATGACCGCTGACCGCAACGAGGGGTCCGGAACGCTCGATGAACAGTGGAGCCTGTCGCTGGTTGGGGGACTGGAACTCCCCGACGGTCAACGCAGCAACCACCAACCGCGCTCACAACGACGCCCACGAAATCAGCACCGTCGGCGCCAGTTCGCTCACCGATGACATCGACTATGCGTTTCATGCTTTAAACCGCAGATTCATCTGCAACGCTGGGGTGCTCCAGTCGTGCGCAGGCATCACGCTTTAACAGTTGTGACGGTTTTGCGGCTTTGAGTCTGAAAGTCGACAAACCGGATTGATCGACAATTTGCATCCTGGAAAAGCGCGACGTATGGTTGAACGACTGTCGATGCAGTCAGCTTGACGAACAACCACTTCATGAATGTTACTCGAAGCAGCATTTATGGATGTGACTGAGATGCGTTGACGGAGTCATCATGGCGCGTATTGCAGTGATCACTGGATCTGCCGGATTGATTGGGGCGGAAGCGGTTCGCTTTTTCGCCGATCAAGGATTTCAGGTTGTCGGAATCGACAACAACCTTCGCAAAGAGTTTTTCGGGGAAGATGCCTCCACGGACTGGAGTAGAAAACGTCTCGAAGAAGAGATTCCAGGCTATGAGCATCACGATGTCGACATCCGCCATGCTGATCGACTCAGGCCGATTTTTGCCGACTTCGGAACCGACATCGAAGTTGTGATTCATACCGCTGCTCAACCTTCTCACGACTGGGCAGCCAGCGACCCGATGACCGATTTCTCGGTGAACGCAACGGGTACGCTCACTCTGCTCGAACTCGTGCGTGAATATGCTCCACAAGCATCGTTTGTATTTACCTCAACGAACAAAGTGTACGGAGACACTCCGAATCGGTTGCCGCTGAGAGAGTTGGATACACGCTGGGAGATTGAAGAAGCCCATCCGTTTTTTGCACATGGAATCGACGAGAGCATGTCCGTCGATCAGACCAAACACTCACTCTTCGGGGTCTCCAAACTCGCAGCTGATTCCTTAGTGCAGGAGTATGGCCGCTACTTTGGAATGAACACAGTGTGCTTTCGCGGAGGTTGTCTGACGGGACCGGGACATTCCGGAACGCAACTTCATGGCTTCCTTTCCTATCTCGCCAAGTGTTGCCTGACAGGCAAGCAGTACACCATTTTCGGCTACAACGGAAAACAGGTTCGGGACAACATTCACTCGCTCGATCTCGTGAAGATGTTCTGGGAATACCATCAGAATCCGATTCCAGGTGCCGTTTACAATGCTGGTGGGGGACGCTTCAGTAACTGTTCCATGTTGGAAGCAATTCAGAAGTGTGAAGAGATCGTCGATCGCAAGATGAACTTCGTTTACTCGGACGACAACCGGATTGGCGACCACATCTGGTACATCTCCGACACGCGACGATTTCAAAACGATTACCCCAACTGGAAGCAACAATACTCGATTGATGACATTATCGAGGAGATCTGCGAAGCGGCGATTGTCAGCGTCGGTTGATCACTGAATCGTTCAAACATTTTCGACACTCAAACGAGCTCGCTCGCGAACACCCAGAGAAGAGCAAATCACTCCAGCAGTTTTCGACATGAAACTCTCCATCGTCATTCCGGCCTACAACGAGGAACAGAACATCGGTCGATGCCTCGAAGAATTGCAGGCGGTCGTCCGTGACAAACATCAGCTCGAATACGAAATCGTTGTCGTCAACGATAACAGCACCGACGGAACTCCTAACGTTGTTCAGGATGCGATGCTTTTGGATCGCAATATCCGTTTAGTGAACCGAACTCCACCGGGAGGTTTCGGACGGGCGGTCAGATCTGGAATCGATGCTGTGACGGGGGAAGTTGTGGTTGTCTATATGGCCGATCTCTCGGACGATCCGGAAGACGTCATTGCTTACTATCGAAAAATCGAAGAAGGCTACGACTGCGTCTTTGGATCTCGGTTCATCAAGGGTGCCTCGGTCGACAAGTACCCGCGATTCAAACTCATCGTGAATCGCATCGTCAACACCTGCATTCGAATTCTGTTTCGAACGAAGTTCAATGACCTGACGAACGCATTCAAGGCTTATCACATTTCGGTGATCCGCGATTGCGGACCGTATCGCGCCAGCCACTTCAACATTACGCTGGAACTCTCGCTGTCTGCCTTGATTCGAGAATACCGTATTACCCAGATTCCCATTCGCTGGTACGGACGGACCTGGGGCTCATCGAATCTCAGGCTTCAAGAGATGGGCCGTCGGTACCTGTGCACCGTACTGACGTTCTTCTTCCAACGCTTTCTGATCAAAGATGATCTGCTTGCGGAGAAATGCCCCAAGTTGACATCGGAAATGCGGCGAAGCACTGATATTCCGCTGGATCTAATCCTCGGAACGATTTCCGA harbors:
- a CDS encoding NAD-dependent epimerase/dehydratase family protein produces the protein MARIAVITGSAGLIGAEAVRFFADQGFQVVGIDNNLRKEFFGEDASTDWSRKRLEEEIPGYEHHDVDIRHADRLRPIFADFGTDIEVVIHTAAQPSHDWAASDPMTDFSVNATGTLTLLELVREYAPQASFVFTSTNKVYGDTPNRLPLRELDTRWEIEEAHPFFAHGIDESMSVDQTKHSLFGVSKLAADSLVQEYGRYFGMNTVCFRGGCLTGPGHSGTQLHGFLSYLAKCCLTGKQYTIFGYNGKQVRDNIHSLDLVKMFWEYHQNPIPGAVYNAGGGRFSNCSMLEAIQKCEEIVDRKMNFVYSDDNRIGDHIWYISDTRRFQNDYPNWKQQYSIDDIIEEICEAAIVSVG
- a CDS encoding glycosyltransferase family 2 protein translates to MKLSIVIPAYNEEQNIGRCLEELQAVVRDKHQLEYEIVVVNDNSTDGTPNVVQDAMLLDRNIRLVNRTPPGGFGRAVRSGIDAVTGEVVVVYMADLSDDPEDVIAYYRKIEEGYDCVFGSRFIKGASVDKYPRFKLIVNRIVNTCIRILFRTKFNDLTNAFKAYHISVIRDCGPYRASHFNITLELSLSALIREYRITQIPIRWYGRTWGSSNLRLQEMGRRYLCTVLTFFFQRFLIKDDLLAEKCPKLTSEMRRSTDIPLDLILGTISEELASRTPSVDRTNSTTAASTPTLG